One Malaclemys terrapin pileata isolate rMalTer1 chromosome 9, rMalTer1.hap1, whole genome shotgun sequence DNA window includes the following coding sequences:
- the LOC128843183 gene encoding potassium voltage-gated channel subfamily C member 1-like: MDGSKEKIILNVGGIRHETYCSTLRTFPGTKLCSLTEPNASTLYDYNPTTKEFFFDRSAQLFGYVLSYYRTKHLHCPVDTCRPVLEEELAFWEISDAQLAPCCWLKLTNKDSQPEEFNVWDENEHADDQCLIVQVERRDFSWRARWQPKIWSIFEKPFSSLSAKCLAIISLLFIIGIVIIFCEETKAQYEYSAANLTVFGHSEVMHSIHEPYYHQAPYLLHLELFCVLWFTFEFSMRFFFCPDKKKFLRNPLNVADFLSLFPVYIELFSAEQIQKMPSLALWLGFVRVVYLLKLLKIFKIIETPLILRVLSYTLKSIIQEICFLLIILAFETLFFGSLFFYSELLGIHSSYRADLHFTDINICFWWALITLTTVGYGDIIPLTIFGQVMAAFAAIFGMLTIIIPIPIFLVKFKGYYATAITKQKLKMSKKQ; this comes from the exons ATGGATGGCTCAAAAGAGAAGATCATCCTGAATGTTGGAGGAATCAGACATGAGACATACTGCAGCACCCTCCGGACCTTCCCAGGGACCAAGCTCTGCAGCCTCACAGAGCCCAATGCCAGCACACTGTATGATTATAACCCTACCACCAAAGAATTCTTCTTTGACAGGAGTGCTCAGCTCTTTGGCTATGTGTTGAGCTATTACAGGACCAAACACCTCCATTGTCCTGTAGACACCTGCAGACCAGTCTTAGAGGAAGAGCTGGCTTTCTGGGAGATAAGTGATGCACAGCTGGCCCCCTGCTGTTGGCTGAAGCTGACCAACAAAGACAGCCAGCCGGAGGAATTTAATGTTTGGGATGAGAACGAACATGCTGATGACCAGTGCCTCATAGTCCAGGTGGAAAGAAGGGATTTCAGCTGGAGGGCCAGGTGGCAGCCAAAGATCTGGTCTATCTTTGAAAAGCCCTTTTCCTCTTTAAGTGCCAAG TGCCTGGCTATTATTTCTCTGCTGTTTATCATTGGAATCGTCATCATATTCTGTGAGGAGACTAAGGCCCAGTACGAGTACTCTGCTGCTAACTTGACCGTTTTTGGCCATTCCGAAGTAATGCACAGCATCCATGAGCCTTATTATCACCAGGCCCCTTACCTGCTCCACCTGGAGCTGTTCTGTGTCCTCTGGTTCACTTTTGAGTTTTCCATGCGATTTTTCTTCTGTCCAGACAAAAAGAAATTCCTCAGGAATCCTCTGAATGTGGCTgatttcctctccctcttcccagtTTACATTGAACTCTTCAGCGCCGAGCAGATTCAGAAAATGCCTAGCCTAGCGCTTTGGCTGGGGTTTGTCCGCGTAGTCTACCTCCTCAAACTCCTGAAGATATTCAAGATAATAGAGACCCCTCTGATCCTGAGAGTCCTGTCCTACACGCTCAAGTCCATCATCCAAGAGATCTGCTTCCTGCTGATCATCCTGGCCTTTGAAACCCTCTTCTTTGGTTCTCTCTTTTTCTATAGCGAGTTGCTGGGTATTCATTCTTCTTACCGGGCAGATTTGcacttcacagacattaacatTTGCTTCTGGTGGGCTCTGATCACACTAACCACTGTGGGCTATGGCGACATCATCCCTCTCACCATCTTTGGCCAGGTGATGGCAGCCTTTGCTGCAATATTTGGCATGTTAACTATTATCATTCCAATCCCCATTTTCCTGGTCAAGTTTAAGGGCTATTATGCCACTGCCATAACCAAACAGAAGCTGAAAATGAGCAAAAAGCAATAA